One Physeter macrocephalus isolate SW-GA chromosome 19, ASM283717v5, whole genome shotgun sequence genomic window carries:
- the RALBP1 gene encoding ralA-binding protein 1: MTECFLPPTSSPGEHRRVEHGSGLTRTPSSEEISPTKFPGLYRTGEPSPPHDSLHEPPDIVSDDEKDHGKKKGKFKKKEKRTEGYAAFQEDSSGDEAESPSKMKRSKGIHVFKKPSFSKKKEKDFKIKEKPKEDKHKEEKHKEEKHKEKKSKDLTAADVVKQWKEKKKKKKPIQEPEVPQIDVPNLKPIFGIPLADAVERTMMYDGVRLPAVFRECVDYVEKHGMKCEGIYRVSGIKSKVDELKAAYDREESPNLEEYEPNTVASLLKQYLRDLPENLLTKELLPRFEEACGRSSEGEKVQEFQRLLEELPECNHLLISWLIVHMDHVIAKELETKMNIQNISIVLSPTVQISNRVLYVFFTHVQELFGNVTLKQVTKPLRWSNMATMPTLPETQESIKEEIRRQEFLLNCLHRDLQGGIKDLSKEERLWEVQRILTALKRKLREAKRQECETKIAQEIASLSKEDVSKEEMNENEEVINILLAQENEILTEQEELLAMEQFLRRQIASEKEEMERLRAEIAEIQSRQQHGRSETEEYSSESESESEDEDELQLILQDLQRQNEELEIKNNHLNQAIHEEREAIIELRVQLRLLQLQRARPEPQAEPEPVTREPPPGSKEQPRPSPGRDRKETPI, from the exons ATGACCGAGTGCTTCCTGCCCCCCACCAGCAGCCCCGGTGAGCACCGCAGGGTGGAGCATGGCAGTGGGCTCACCCGCACCCCCAGCTCTGAGGAGATCAGCCCCACTAAGTTTCCTGGATTGTACCGCACGGGCGAGCCCTCGCCTCCCCATGACAGCCTCCACGAGCCTCCCGATATAGTGTCTGATGATGAGAAGGAccatgggaagaaaaaaggaaaatttaagaaaaaggaaaaaagga CTGAAGGCTATGCCGCCTTTCAGGAAGATAGCTCTGGAGATGAAGCCGAAAGTCCTTCCAAAATGAAGAGGTCCAAGGGGATCCATGTTTTCAAGAAGCCCAGcttttctaaaaagaaagagaaggattttaaaataaaagagaaacccAAAGAGGacaaacataaagaagaaaaacacaaagaggaaaaacataaagagaaaaagtcaAAAGACTTGACAGCAGCTGACGTGGTTAAAcagtggaaggaaaagaagaaaaagaagaagccaATTCAGGAGCCAGAGGTGCCTCAGATAGATGTCCCGAATCTCAAACCCATCTTTGGGATTCCTCTGGCTGATGCAGTGGAGAGGACCATGATGTACGACGGCGTTCGGCTGCCGGCCGTCTTCCGGGAGTGTGTGGATTATGTGGAGAAGCATGGCATGAAGTGTGAAGGCATCTACAGAGTGTCAG GAATTAAATCCAAGGTGGATGAGCTGAAAGCAGCCTATGACAGAGAGGAGTCTCCAAACTTGGAAGAGTATGAGCCTAACACTGTAGCCAGTTTGCTGAAGCAGTACCTGCGGGACCTGCCCGAGAACCTGCTGACCAAGGAGCTGCTGCCCCGCTTTGAAGAGGCTTGTGGGCGGAGCTCGGAGGGCGAGAAGGTGCAGGAGTTCCAGCGCCTGCTGGAGGAGCTGCCCGAGTGTAACCATTTGCTGATCTCCTGGTTGATCGTGCACATGGACCACGTTATCGCCAAGGAGctggaaacaaaaatgaacatcCAGAACATTTCTATAGTGCTCAGTCCAACTGTCCAG attagcaATCGTGTCCTATATGTGTTTTTCACACACGTGCAAGAGCTCTTCGGAAATGTGACACTGAAGCAAGTGACGAAACCTCTGCGATGGTCTAACATGGCCACGATGCCCACACTGCCCGAGACCCAGGAGAGCATCAAGGAGGAGATCAGAAGACAG GAGTTTCTTTTGAACTGTTTACATCGAGATCTGCAGGGTGGGATAAAGGATTTATCTAAAGAGGAAAGATTATGGGAAGTACAAAGAATTCTGACAGCCctcaaaagaaaactgagagaaGCTAAAAGACAA GAGTGTGAAACCAAGATTGCACAAGAGATAGCCAGTCTTTCAAAAGAGgatgtttccaaagaagaaatgaatgaaaatgaagaagtcATAAATATTCTTCTTGCCCAG GAGAATGAGATCCTGACTGAACAGGAGGAGCTCCTGGCCATGGAGCAGTTCCTGCGCCGACAGATCGCCTCggagaaagaagagatggaaCGCCTCCGAGCGGAGATCGCCGAGATCCAGAG CCGCCAGCAGCACGGCCGCAGCGAGACCGAGGAGTACTCATcggagagcgagagcgagagcgaggATGAGGACGAGCTGCAGCTCATCCTGCAGGACCTGCAGCGGCAGAACGAGGAGCTGGAG ATCAAGAACAACCACCTGAACCAGGCGATTCACGAGGAGCGTGAGGCCATCATTGAGCTGCGGGTGCAGCTCCGCTTACTCCAGCTGCAGCGCGCCCGGCCCGAGCCCCAGGCTGAGCCCGAGCCCGTCACCAGGGAGCCGCCCCCGGGCAGCAAGGAGCAGCCCCGGCCGTCGCCCGGGAGGGACAGGAAGGAAACGCCCATCTGA